From Streptomyces yatensis, one genomic window encodes:
- a CDS encoding HD domain-containing protein translates to MTLPTVDEVRALHEKYAPTREALDLVYTHCEIVRHIADQLMARAGLRLDASLVRAGALLHDIGVYRLYDPMGRLDEGNYIRHGILGHEILRQEGLPESLCRFCSHHTGVGITRDDIRAQKLDLPPADYTADTTEEQLVMYADKFHSKTSPPKFLTADSYATYVRRFGSDKVDAFRLLRARFGDPDLMSLQARYGHPLS, encoded by the coding sequence GTGACTCTGCCGACCGTCGACGAGGTGCGTGCGCTGCACGAGAAGTACGCGCCGACGCGTGAGGCCCTGGACCTCGTGTACACCCACTGCGAGATCGTCCGCCACATCGCGGACCAGCTCATGGCGCGCGCCGGGCTTCGGCTCGACGCCTCCCTCGTCCGCGCGGGGGCGCTGCTCCACGACATCGGTGTGTATCGGCTCTACGACCCCATGGGCCGGCTCGACGAGGGCAACTACATCCGCCACGGAATCCTCGGCCATGAGATCCTCCGCCAGGAAGGCCTTCCGGAGTCCCTGTGCCGCTTCTGCTCCCACCACACGGGCGTCGGCATCACCCGGGACGACATCCGCGCACAGAAGCTGGATCTCCCGCCGGCCGATTACACGGCCGACACCACCGAGGAGCAACTGGTGATGTACGCGGACAAGTTCCACAGCAAGACCTCGCCACCGAAGTTCCTCACCGCCGACTCCTACGCCACCTATGTGCGGAGGTTCGGCAGCGACAAGGTCGATGCGTTCCGGCTCCTGCGTGCGCGGTTCGGCGATCCCGACCTCATGTCCCTCCAGGCGCGATACGGCCATCCGCTGTCCTGA
- a CDS encoding thaumatin family protein, protein MRKIMTALAAVAVAVLVALSPPTGAGAAATPVTGGDPLSRAAPAAATAVDHTVTFVNDTGKTVWVGSDVNNDGSKPLAALPTLEPGQSGTVTIPETAEPGHWRGKFFARQGCTGTSGTTFHCLVGDCGTFADHCERSEQPTSLAEFNFDTRDTLAPWYNVSYVNAFSQPVTIAPKNATGGGGCGTMGCSENLLPLCPPDNLTRWPDGKPMLCTSPNRDARTPYSDMIAAHCPKAYGWSKQDQEPGNQVMQQCAQCGGFTVTFHSAA, encoded by the coding sequence ATGCGGAAGATCATGACCGCCCTGGCCGCAGTGGCCGTCGCGGTCCTGGTAGCCCTGAGTCCGCCAACCGGGGCCGGTGCGGCCGCCACCCCGGTCACCGGCGGGGACCCGCTGTCCCGCGCCGCACCGGCCGCGGCCACGGCGGTCGATCACACGGTCACGTTCGTCAACGACACCGGGAAGACCGTATGGGTCGGCAGTGATGTCAACAACGACGGATCCAAGCCACTCGCCGCGCTACCCACGCTGGAGCCCGGACAGTCGGGCACGGTGACGATTCCCGAAACGGCGGAACCCGGCCACTGGCGTGGCAAGTTCTTCGCCCGCCAGGGCTGCACCGGGACATCGGGCACCACCTTCCACTGCCTGGTGGGGGACTGCGGCACGTTCGCCGACCACTGTGAGCGGAGCGAACAGCCCACCAGCCTCGCGGAGTTCAACTTCGACACCAGGGACACGCTCGCCCCCTGGTACAACGTCAGCTACGTCAACGCCTTCTCGCAGCCGGTCACCATCGCCCCGAAGAACGCCACGGGCGGCGGCGGATGCGGCACCATGGGCTGCTCGGAGAATCTGCTGCCGCTTTGTCCCCCCGACAATCTGACGCGCTGGCCGGACGGCAAGCCGATGCTGTGCACCAGCCCCAACCGGGACGCCAGGACGCCCTACAGCGACATGATCGCCGCCCATTGCCCCAAGGCGTACGGCTGGTCCAAGCAGGACCAGGAGCCGGGCAACCAGGTGATGCAGCAGTGCGCCCAGTGCGGCGGCTTCACCGTCACCTTCCACAGCGCCGCCTGA
- a CDS encoding glycoside hydrolase family protein → MLQGLSFVERYAWFTLSADRGGTGLYDGATPNQAGAAYRAAG, encoded by the coding sequence ATGCTCCAGGGGCTGTCCTTCGTGGAGCGGTACGCGTGGTTCACGCTGTCCGCCGATCGCGGCGGCACCGGTCTCTACGACGGCGCCACGCCCAACCAGGCGGGCGCCGCCTACCGCGCGGCCGGCTGA
- a CDS encoding septal ring lytic transglycosylase RlpA family protein, whose product MRKGTPIGRVAAAAVALTAVLGAAPASTAATSDTPPAGENCWATHYGYIPPGAYTASGELFDNNADTAATSLSRDPQLPFGTRVKVTNVANNASLVVRVNDRGTFAWTPSVPKCLDLTDGAYARLGGVLNPDSGHIVVKEEIVP is encoded by the coding sequence ATGCGCAAGGGAACGCCGATCGGCCGAGTGGCGGCCGCCGCCGTCGCACTGACCGCCGTGCTGGGTGCCGCCCCGGCGAGCACCGCCGCGACCAGCGACACCCCGCCGGCCGGGGAGAACTGCTGGGCGACCCACTACGGCTACATACCCCCCGGCGCCTACACCGCCAGTGGCGAGCTCTTCGACAACAACGCGGACACCGCGGCGACCTCTCTGAGCCGTGATCCGCAACTGCCGTTCGGGACCAGGGTGAAGGTCACCAACGTCGCGAACAACGCGTCGCTGGTCGTGCGCGTCAACGACCGCGGCACCTTCGCGTGGACCCCGTCGGTGCCCAAGTGCCTCGACCTGACCGACGGGGCGTACGCCCGGCTCGGCGGTGTGCTCAACCCGGACTCCGGCCACATCGTGGTCAAGGAGGAGATCGTGCCGTAA
- a CDS encoding serine/threonine-protein kinase, with amino-acid sequence MAEAGDKVADRYLLQEPIGRGGMGVVWRAHDELLDRQVAVKCARPDDDRAALRLTNEARNAARLHHPHIVSVFDFVEESEVCWIVMEYVSGGSLADMVRDRGALTPEEAGSIGRQIATALAKSHAEGVVHGDVTPENVLITEDGVAKLTDFGISRALWSEATMTRTGGVRGKPPYLPPEVARGDAADRKSDVFSLGATLYAAVEGRSPYGEASHPMAYVARAIEGYIETPHRAGPLVDPLTALLNVEPKRRPAADQAARLLRRVAPPSAHLEHLEDTYEDPHDGETLDRTPFTMRLLPPSVRGAWRRPSRRVVITATAVGTAAVLVVWAALFGPWGGGHSDESGRSGKDGGSGASGTGDSLSQAGRAGTVGDARTADPCKLLNAASLSRFGETVIDPDYGEIDRCDVLLHGETGDDIADVQLNFDADPPEPGGDVPTRRIGNVTVGAFQREGDECVRNIASADRKQIWIITERLDTPAPDPCQLGDAATDYAVSVLDRGQVPRRSAQPVASSLVSRHACGLLDGDELKRMAGVRVKDRDPGFGDWRCEWADGSSDAGVELEFTRDNDFSPEGAERAEIAGKLSSVSPEEWDDDSCLVRMLHRSYRNSLGDDTVELMSLNVYGSKPTQKLCQTAKALAATAAKKLPSA; translated from the coding sequence ATGGCGGAGGCCGGTGACAAGGTCGCCGACCGATATCTCCTCCAGGAGCCCATCGGGAGAGGCGGAATGGGCGTCGTCTGGCGGGCCCACGATGAGCTGCTGGACCGTCAGGTCGCGGTGAAGTGTGCCCGTCCGGACGACGACCGCGCGGCGCTGCGACTCACCAACGAGGCACGCAACGCGGCGCGGCTGCACCATCCGCATATCGTCTCGGTGTTCGACTTCGTGGAAGAGAGCGAGGTCTGCTGGATCGTCATGGAATACGTGTCCGGGGGCAGCCTCGCGGACATGGTGCGCGACCGTGGTGCGCTCACCCCGGAGGAAGCGGGCTCCATCGGCCGCCAGATCGCCACCGCGCTGGCGAAGTCGCATGCCGAGGGCGTGGTGCACGGCGATGTCACCCCGGAGAACGTCCTGATCACCGAGGACGGCGTCGCCAAGCTGACCGACTTCGGCATCTCCCGGGCGCTGTGGAGCGAGGCCACCATGACCCGGACGGGCGGGGTGCGCGGCAAACCGCCATATCTGCCGCCCGAGGTGGCCAGGGGGGACGCGGCCGACCGGAAGTCCGATGTCTTCTCCCTGGGCGCCACGCTCTACGCGGCGGTCGAGGGACGGTCCCCCTACGGCGAGGCCTCGCACCCCATGGCCTATGTGGCGCGCGCCATCGAGGGCTATATCGAGACCCCGCACCGGGCCGGCCCGCTGGTGGACCCGCTCACCGCACTGCTGAACGTGGAGCCGAAGCGCCGCCCCGCCGCCGATCAGGCCGCACGGCTGCTGCGCCGGGTCGCCCCGCCGTCCGCCCACCTCGAACACCTCGAGGACACCTACGAGGATCCGCACGACGGCGAGACGCTGGACCGCACCCCGTTCACGATGCGGCTGCTGCCGCCGTCGGTCCGAGGGGCGTGGCGCCGCCCGAGCCGCCGGGTGGTGATCACCGCGACCGCGGTGGGCACCGCCGCGGTCCTGGTGGTCTGGGCCGCCCTCTTCGGCCCCTGGGGCGGTGGTCACTCCGACGAGAGCGGCCGGTCCGGGAAGGACGGCGGGAGTGGCGCCTCCGGTACGGGCGACTCGCTGTCACAGGCCGGACGGGCCGGCACCGTGGGCGACGCGCGGACGGCCGACCCCTGCAAGCTGCTCAACGCCGCCTCGCTCAGCCGCTTCGGCGAGACCGTCATCGACCCGGACTACGGCGAGATCGATCGCTGCGATGTCCTGCTGCACGGCGAGACCGGCGACGACATCGCCGACGTCCAGCTCAACTTCGACGCCGACCCGCCGGAGCCGGGCGGCGACGTGCCCACCCGAAGGATCGGCAATGTCACCGTCGGCGCGTTCCAGCGCGAGGGGGACGAGTGCGTGCGGAACATCGCGTCCGCCGACCGTAAGCAGATCTGGATCATCACCGAGCGGCTGGACACCCCGGCGCCCGACCCGTGCCAACTGGGCGACGCCGCCACCGACTACGCGGTCAGTGTGCTCGACCGCGGCCAGGTCCCCCGGCGCTCGGCGCAGCCCGTCGCGAGCTCCCTGGTCAGTCGACACGCATGCGGGCTGCTGGACGGCGACGAGCTCAAGCGGATGGCCGGTGTGCGGGTGAAGGACCGCGACCCGGGCTTCGGGGACTGGCGGTGCGAGTGGGCGGACGGCTCGAGCGACGCGGGAGTGGAGCTGGAGTTCACCCGGGACAATGACTTCTCCCCGGAGGGCGCGGAGCGGGCGGAGATCGCCGGGAAGCTGAGCTCCGTGTCGCCGGAGGAGTGGGACGACGACTCGTGCCTCGTCCGGATGCTGCACCGCTCGTACCGCAACTCCCTCGGTGATGACACCGTTGAGTTGATGTCGTTGAACGTCTACGGGTCGAAGCCCACCCAGAAGCTCTGCCAGACCGCCAAGGCGCTCGCCGCCACGGCCGCGAAGAAACTACCGAGCGCATGA
- a CDS encoding FHA domain-containing protein has product MTTPPGSDRRTTGRAPAARHPATGRSAAGGRLLPAAHGSLARGVTAPLPGTAFALALTGGMTLGPGDGRELLFGRNRPEVHVCVGEDDPQVSRCQGSLTHRHGRWWVANSGRLPLRFPTRLLFTGEEPLPLETGYTPLFVRGSRDREHLLEVFVSGPEAERPVALPGEVTRPPRVWMLTDEEKLALVVLGQRYLLHEPRPQPLTWKQTAAQLAELRPGEGWREKRVEHLVNRVRMMLSRDGVPWLTREEVGEPVGNALNDHLIRALMMSTTLVPPDLALIDAA; this is encoded by the coding sequence ATGACCACGCCTCCCGGCAGCGACCGCCGTACCACCGGCCGGGCCCCCGCCGCCCGCCACCCCGCCACCGGCCGTTCCGCCGCGGGCGGCCGCCTTCTGCCCGCCGCGCACGGCAGCCTGGCCCGCGGTGTGACCGCGCCGCTGCCGGGCACCGCCTTCGCCCTCGCGCTGACCGGTGGCATGACCCTGGGCCCCGGCGACGGCCGTGAGCTGCTCTTCGGGCGGAACCGCCCCGAGGTGCACGTCTGTGTGGGCGAGGACGACCCCCAGGTCAGCCGCTGCCAGGGCAGCCTGACCCACCGCCACGGCCGCTGGTGGGTCGCCAACAGCGGCCGGCTGCCCCTCCGCTTCCCGACGCGGCTGCTCTTCACGGGCGAGGAGCCACTGCCCCTGGAAACCGGCTACACCCCGCTGTTCGTGCGGGGTTCGCGCGACCGTGAGCATCTGCTGGAGGTGTTCGTCAGCGGTCCCGAGGCCGAGCGGCCCGTAGCCCTGCCCGGGGAGGTCACCCGCCCGCCCCGGGTGTGGATGCTCACCGACGAGGAGAAGCTCGCGCTCGTCGTCCTCGGCCAGCGGTATCTGCTCCACGAACCCCGGCCGCAGCCCCTCACCTGGAAGCAGACGGCCGCCCAGCTGGCGGAGTTGCGCCCCGGCGAGGGCTGGCGGGAAAAGCGCGTCGAGCACCTGGTCAACCGGGTCCGCATGATGCTCTCCCGGGACGGGGTGCCGTGGCTGACCCGCGAGGAGGTCGGTGAGCCGGTCGGCAACGCGCTCAACGACCACCTGATCCGCGCCCTGATGATGTCGACCACGCTCGTCCCCCCGGACCTGGCCCTGATCGACGCCGCCTGA
- a CDS encoding ABC transporter permease, producing MFRTALRTLRSHRLRFAMPALAVVLGVAFVTGSLLYGDSVQAAVNRAHVNSQPDASVSITADSSTADTSEAPTLDDTLLRRLRALPSAAAARGVVEGPSFLVGSDGTLVGDLYQAAGVNYVPDDGGKDVRYPLTAGHGPRNATEIAVDRRTAERAGYRVGARVRIVVNGTARDARLVGVFTAHDSRVDSGGTLTAFDTATAQRYFAPAPNGYSAITLTAADGTSDAQLAEQAQKLLPSGLRAVTRADLESGAASNDADKLTTLLLSFAGVALFVSTFLVANTFTMLSAARAREHALLRAVGATRNHVLRMVLAEAAVVGTAASAIGYGLGIGAANLLGVLFDASGAGSAPVRALSAKPLAAAFAVGIGVTVLAAYVPARRAAAVPPVAALRTVQPSTAASLRRRNTIGLIVTACGALLVGAAVGEPDLLFGAVPLLLVGLIVLTPLLALGVTGLLRSPLTRLAGIRGKLAVENARRNPRRTAATATTLMVGLAMVTAVTVVVTSVNRFDEQEVDSSMTSDLRITAVDFGEIGEGTAARVRRLADAEAVTPVIHTYLDIPHTTSLDVTAVDPAAVERAASLSVREGSLDRLGHGIAVTEELATAHGWRLGSRVSGTFTDAEAPTPGARTSLPVVAIYDGPEDLSPALVSDRALPRPTGAEDRPTISSVLVKAAPDRTAALREEIRRTLDNPALLVQDRADARAAATARTAPFLNIMYAMLSVTVLIGALGVVNTMGMAVFERVREIGLLRAIGLDRAGVGSVLRLESVTISLFGSALGVVAGTAIGAAAVLGQEVLPLVIPWDRAALFFVASAAIGVLASLWPGRQAARLPMLEAIGADTE from the coding sequence GGCCTTCGTGACCGGGTCGCTGCTCTACGGCGACTCCGTCCAGGCGGCCGTGAACCGCGCACACGTCAACTCCCAGCCCGATGCGTCCGTCTCGATCACCGCGGACTCCTCTACCGCGGACACCTCAGAAGCACCCACACTCGATGACACGCTTCTGCGGCGGCTGCGGGCGCTGCCGTCGGCGGCCGCGGCGCGCGGTGTGGTGGAGGGCCCCTCCTTCCTCGTCGGCTCCGACGGCACTCTGGTGGGCGACCTGTACCAGGCCGCGGGCGTCAACTACGTGCCCGACGACGGCGGCAAGGACGTCCGCTATCCGCTCACCGCGGGACACGGCCCCCGTAACGCCACCGAGATCGCCGTCGACCGGCGGACCGCCGAGCGCGCCGGGTACCGGGTGGGGGCCAGGGTGCGCATCGTCGTGAACGGCACGGCCCGCGACGCGCGGCTGGTCGGCGTCTTCACGGCCCATGACAGCCGGGTGGACTCCGGCGGTACGCTCACCGCCTTCGACACCGCCACCGCGCAGCGGTACTTCGCCCCCGCGCCGAACGGCTACTCGGCGATCACCCTGACCGCCGCCGACGGCACCTCGGATGCCCAACTCGCCGAGCAGGCACAGAAATTGCTGCCGTCCGGGCTGCGGGCGGTCACCCGCGCGGATCTGGAGTCCGGTGCCGCCTCGAACGACGCGGACAAGCTCACCACACTGCTGCTGAGCTTCGCCGGTGTCGCCCTGTTCGTCTCCACCTTCCTGGTCGCCAACACCTTCACCATGCTCAGCGCGGCCCGTGCCCGGGAACACGCGCTGCTCCGGGCGGTCGGCGCCACCAGGAACCATGTGCTGCGGATGGTGCTGGCCGAGGCCGCCGTGGTCGGCACCGCCGCCTCGGCCATCGGTTACGGGCTGGGCATCGGTGCCGCGAACCTGCTGGGCGTCCTGTTCGACGCCTCCGGTGCGGGGAGCGCCCCTGTACGGGCGCTGTCAGCCAAGCCGCTTGCCGCGGCCTTCGCCGTGGGTATCGGCGTCACCGTCCTCGCGGCCTACGTCCCGGCCCGCCGGGCGGCGGCCGTACCCCCCGTGGCGGCGCTGCGGACCGTCCAGCCGTCCACCGCCGCCTCGCTGCGCCGCCGCAACACCATCGGGCTGATCGTCACCGCGTGCGGAGCGCTGCTGGTCGGCGCCGCCGTCGGCGAGCCGGACCTCCTCTTCGGTGCCGTGCCCCTGCTGCTGGTCGGCCTGATCGTCCTCACTCCGCTGCTCGCCCTGGGCGTCACCGGGCTGCTGCGCTCCCCGCTGACCCGGCTGGCGGGCATCCGGGGCAAGCTGGCGGTGGAGAACGCCCGCCGCAATCCACGGCGTACGGCGGCCACGGCGACCACCCTGATGGTCGGCCTGGCGATGGTCACCGCCGTCACCGTGGTCGTCACCTCCGTGAACCGCTTCGACGAGCAGGAGGTGGACAGCTCCATGACGTCGGACCTGCGGATCACCGCCGTCGACTTCGGGGAGATCGGCGAGGGCACGGCGGCCCGGGTACGGCGGCTCGCCGACGCCGAGGCCGTCACACCCGTCATCCACACCTACCTCGACATCCCCCACACGACGTCCCTGGACGTCACCGCGGTCGACCCCGCCGCGGTGGAACGCGCGGCGTCGCTCTCCGTCCGCGAGGGGTCGCTGGACCGCCTCGGCCATGGCATCGCCGTCACCGAGGAGCTGGCCACCGCCCACGGCTGGCGGCTCGGCTCCCGCGTCAGCGGCACCTTCACCGACGCCGAAGCGCCTACGCCGGGCGCCCGCACCAGCCTGCCCGTCGTGGCGATCTACGACGGCCCTGAAGATCTGAGCCCCGCCCTCGTCTCCGACCGCGCCCTGCCGCGTCCGACCGGCGCCGAGGACCGGCCGACCATCAGCTCGGTCCTGGTCAAGGCCGCCCCCGACCGTACCGCCGCGCTCCGGGAGGAGATCCGGCGCACCCTGGACAACCCGGCGCTGCTCGTCCAGGACCGCGCCGACGCGAGGGCCGCCGCCACCGCGCGGACCGCGCCGTTCCTCAACATCATGTACGCCATGCTCAGCGTCACCGTGCTGATCGGCGCCCTCGGCGTGGTCAACACCATGGGCATGGCCGTCTTCGAGCGGGTGCGGGAGATCGGACTCCTGCGGGCCATCGGGCTGGACCGCGCCGGCGTGGGATCGGTATTGCGCCTGGAGTCGGTGACCATCTCGCTCTTCGGCTCCGCGCTCGGTGTCGTCGCCGGTACGGCCATCGGCGCGGCGGCCGTCCTCGGTCAGGAGGTCCTTCCGCTCGTCATCCCCTGGGACCGGGCGGCCCTCTTCTTCGTCGCGAGCGCCGCGATCGGTGTTCTCGCCTCGCTCTGGCCGGGACGTCAGGCCGCACGCCTCCCGATGCTGGAGGCCATCGGCGCGGACACCGAATGA